One window of the Rufibacter radiotolerans genome contains the following:
- a CDS encoding VOC family protein: MEDKYVVPAQTRIGHVHLKVADLDRALAFYRDLLGFEVTTMYGSQAAFISAGGYHHHIGLNTWYSKDAPPAEQESVGLFHTAILYPTRKDLAFIFNRLQRAHYPITGASDHGVSEALYLDDPDGNGVELYWDRPKEQWPAKPDGSLDMYTRPLDLGDLLAEIDKP, from the coding sequence ATGGAAGATAAATACGTTGTCCCGGCCCAAACCCGCATAGGACATGTGCACCTGAAAGTAGCCGACCTGGACCGGGCGCTGGCGTTTTACCGTGACTTGCTGGGGTTTGAAGTCACCACCATGTATGGCAGCCAGGCCGCTTTTATTTCTGCCGGGGGCTACCACCACCATATTGGCCTGAATACCTGGTACAGCAAAGATGCTCCCCCCGCTGAGCAGGAAAGCGTAGGATTATTCCACACCGCAATCCTGTACCCCACCAGAAAAGACCTGGCCTTTATTTTTAACCGGCTGCAGAGGGCACATTACCCCATCACCGGCGCCAGCGACCACGGGGTGTCTGAGGCCTTGTATCTGGACGACCCGGACGGCAACGGCGTGGAGCTTTACTGGGACCGGCCCAAAGAGCAGTGGCCCGCAAAACCAGACGGCTCCCTGGATATGTACACCAGGCCTCTGGACCTGGGAGACCTGTTAGCGGAAATTGACAAACCCTGA
- a CDS encoding class I SAM-dependent methyltransferase encodes MGLPSFPEVLSYPFLFLKETLFLKPITRTKYLMDTRQAYNLWAEQYDTNKNRTRDLEAVSLRETLHGLAFNRCLEVGCGTGKNTVWLAEHVTEVTAIDLSEEMLQKARQKIKTGFVHFIQADITQDWTFAQGPYDLVTFSLVLEHIEDLQTIFQKVKAVTQAGSYVYIGELHPFKQYTGSKARFDTPAGTQVVPCFTHHFSDFTQAALQNGFSLIMVQEYFDNDDRTTLPRILTLLLKRTEEQ; translated from the coding sequence TTGGGTTTACCATCATTCCCGGAGGTTCTTTCTTACCCTTTCCTCTTTTTAAAAGAAACCCTTTTCCTAAAGCCAATAACAAGAACGAAATACCTTATGGACACACGCCAGGCTTACAACCTCTGGGCAGAGCAATATGACACCAATAAGAATCGCACCCGTGACCTGGAAGCGGTCTCCTTACGGGAAACGCTGCACGGGCTTGCTTTTAACAGGTGCCTGGAAGTAGGCTGCGGTACCGGCAAAAATACGGTCTGGCTGGCAGAGCACGTGACAGAGGTAACCGCCATTGACCTATCTGAGGAAATGCTGCAAAAAGCCCGGCAGAAAATTAAAACGGGATTTGTTCATTTTATTCAGGCAGACATTACCCAGGACTGGACCTTTGCCCAGGGACCTTATGACCTGGTGACGTTCAGTCTGGTGCTGGAGCATATAGAAGACCTGCAAACCATCTTCCAGAAAGTGAAAGCGGTGACGCAGGCTGGCAGCTACGTGTACATTGGTGAGTTGCATCCTTTCAAACAATACACCGGCTCCAAGGCCCGCTTTGACACCCCGGCTGGTACCCAGGTGGTTCCCTGCTTCACGCACCACTTCTCTGATTTTACGCAGGCGGCCCTCCAGAATGGTTTCTCCTTGATCATGGTGCAGGAATACTTTGATAACGATGACCGGACCACCCTTCCACGCATATTGACTCTCCTCCTGAAACGAACCGAGGAACAGTAG
- a CDS encoding SgcJ/EcaC family oxidoreductase — MKKMLLTGCICLLWVTGFAQQREKDQTAINAQIDAMIADWNRHNFDKMETYTTPDFDWVNIVGMWWKGQKENRHGLETYHKTFFKNTPQTKTKTHIRFLTDDVALVHLLWGVGAFYPPDGIDNGHNKMGDDEELATLVMVKQKGKWLITAGHNIVIDPFAAKNNPVLYMSKE, encoded by the coding sequence ATGAAAAAGATGCTGCTTACCGGTTGTATTTGCCTGCTATGGGTAACAGGTTTTGCCCAGCAAAGAGAGAAAGACCAAACCGCCATCAATGCCCAGATTGACGCCATGATTGCCGACTGGAACCGGCACAATTTTGACAAAATGGAGACCTATACCACCCCAGACTTTGACTGGGTGAACATTGTGGGCATGTGGTGGAAAGGCCAGAAAGAAAACCGGCACGGCCTGGAGACCTACCACAAGACATTCTTCAAAAACACTCCCCAGACCAAAACAAAAACGCACATCAGGTTCCTGACCGATGACGTTGCCCTTGTGCACCTTCTTTGGGGAGTAGGCGCTTTTTACCCACCAGACGGCATAGACAATGGCCATAACAAAATGGGCGATGATGAAGAGTTGGCGACCCTGGTCATGGTAAAGCAAAAAGGGAAATGGCTGATCACGGCCGGGCATAATATTGTCATAGACCCCTTCGCCGCCAAGAATAATCCGGTGTTGTACATGAGCAAGGAGTAA
- a CDS encoding toxin-antitoxin system YwqK family antitoxin, translated as MLAKKNYANGQKVHEQTEDTLTYFFKNGKVKATGPFTDNQMQGEWTFYRETGQLWQVGHFKDNQKHGSFVRYDRNDQVEYQEDFDNGKLLKKSL; from the coding sequence ATGCTAGCCAAAAAGAACTATGCCAACGGCCAGAAAGTCCATGAACAAACCGAAGACACCCTAACTTACTTTTTCAAAAACGGGAAGGTAAAAGCCACAGGGCCTTTCACAGACAACCAGATGCAGGGAGAATGGACGTTTTACCGCGAAACCGGGCAGCTTTGGCAGGTAGGCCATTTTAAGGACAACCAGAAACACGGCTCCTTTGTACGCTATGATAGAAATGACCAGGTAGAGTACCAGGAGGATTTTGATAATGGCAAACTGCTCAAAAAATCGCTTTAG
- a CDS encoding iron chaperone has product MDPVETYINTFPAEVQTLLLQIRATIVAAAPQAQESISYGMPAYKTEGKALVYFAGFKHHIGFYATPTGHSAFAAELAAYKQGKGSVQFPLDQPVPYDLISRMVAFRAQENKENSGKK; this is encoded by the coding sequence ATGGACCCGGTAGAAACGTATATTAATACCTTTCCGGCGGAAGTTCAAACGCTCCTGCTCCAGATAAGGGCGACTATTGTAGCGGCCGCACCCCAGGCCCAGGAAAGCATAAGCTACGGAATGCCTGCCTACAAAACCGAAGGCAAGGCCCTGGTGTATTTTGCCGGCTTCAAACACCACATCGGCTTTTACGCCACCCCTACCGGCCACTCGGCCTTTGCCGCAGAACTGGCCGCTTACAAACAAGGAAAAGGGTCTGTCCAGTTTCCCCTGGACCAGCCCGTGCCCTATGACCTCATCTCCAGAATGGTGGCCTTTAGGGCGCAGGAAAACAAAGAGAACTCAGGGAAGAAATAG
- a CDS encoding TetR family transcriptional regulator C-terminal domain-containing protein, with protein sequence MENTAPIQHREPEEKARIKNAFIQHVLETGHEPASVFKFAQTLNLRQEEFFQYYNSFKSIKSEVWDQIFDQTLAVMYAQEVYPSYAAQEKLLSFYFTWIEELKKNRSYFLSLYEHQAGFAKVLPSEVMSFKRKFKAFAKEIVHEGKATGEIVDRKFFSDGYEEGMWAETMFIFQFWLRDTSPGFEKTDAAIEKSVALAFDLIGRNAIDSLLDFAKFLYQSR encoded by the coding sequence ATGGAAAACACAGCACCCATCCAACATAGAGAACCAGAAGAGAAAGCCAGAATAAAAAACGCCTTTATCCAGCACGTGCTGGAGACTGGCCATGAGCCGGCTTCGGTCTTCAAGTTTGCCCAGACCCTGAACCTGCGGCAGGAAGAGTTTTTTCAGTACTACAACTCCTTTAAAAGCATTAAAAGCGAGGTGTGGGACCAGATCTTTGACCAGACCCTGGCCGTGATGTACGCCCAGGAAGTGTACCCCTCCTACGCGGCCCAGGAGAAGCTGCTCTCTTTCTACTTTACCTGGATAGAGGAACTCAAGAAAAACAGAAGCTATTTTCTCTCTCTATATGAGCACCAGGCGGGTTTCGCGAAAGTGCTGCCCAGCGAGGTAATGAGCTTCAAAAGAAAATTCAAGGCCTTTGCCAAAGAGATTGTGCACGAAGGCAAGGCCACCGGTGAAATTGTGGACAGGAAGTTCTTTTCAGACGGCTATGAGGAAGGAATGTGGGCCGAGACCATGTTCATTTTCCAGTTCTGGCTTCGGGACACCTCGCCGGGCTTTGAGAAAACAGATGCGGCCATTGAAAAGTCGGTGGCGCTGGCGTTTGACCTCATTGGCCGAAACGCGATAGACTCCCTCCTTGATTTCGCCAAATTCCTTTACCAGTCCAGATAA
- a CDS encoding calcium:proton antiporter — MKSFLQWTVVIPILAWVLYFSGLIHDSTFFQVAASVLLIFSVMAAVHYSEIIAQKVGEPYGTIILAISITVIEVSIIISLMMAEGKEAASLARDTVYSATMLILNGIVGLCLLIGSLKHYEQDFSKPSVTIALVSLVSIIGFALVFPTFTESVSGSYYSNPQLIFASIACLVIYSCFLFAQTKRHRSYFLTVGGDNEEEESEPLPISNRLFFTSLLFLILCLGIVVLLAKTLSPTIESIITGYNLPKTLVGVIIAAIILLAEGAAAIIAARNNKLQTSLNLSLGSALASIGLTIPSVAIVCILYDFKIILGLDIKSIILLGLSVFTVMLSLSSGKTNIVYGVVLLVNLFAFIFLMIYP; from the coding sequence ATGAAGTCATTTCTACAATGGACGGTTGTTATTCCTATACTGGCCTGGGTCCTCTATTTCTCGGGGCTTATCCATGATAGCACGTTCTTTCAGGTAGCCGCCAGCGTACTGCTTATTTTCAGTGTGATGGCAGCCGTGCATTATTCTGAGATCATTGCCCAGAAAGTGGGCGAGCCATACGGCACCATCATCCTGGCCATTTCCATTACGGTCATTGAGGTCTCCATTATCATCTCTCTCATGATGGCCGAAGGAAAAGAGGCGGCTTCACTGGCCCGTGACACGGTCTATTCTGCCACCATGCTCATCTTGAACGGCATTGTGGGCCTTTGCCTATTGATAGGGAGCCTGAAACATTATGAACAGGATTTTTCCAAACCATCGGTGACCATTGCCCTGGTGTCGTTGGTGTCCATTATTGGGTTTGCCCTGGTTTTTCCCACCTTCACAGAAAGTGTCTCGGGGTCTTATTACTCCAACCCGCAGTTGATCTTTGCCTCCATTGCCTGTCTGGTCATCTACTCCTGCTTTTTATTCGCGCAAACCAAAAGGCACCGGAGCTATTTTCTTACAGTGGGTGGTGATAATGAAGAGGAGGAATCTGAGCCGCTGCCTATCAGCAACCGCCTGTTTTTCACCAGCCTATTATTCCTTATCCTTTGCTTAGGGATTGTGGTTTTGTTGGCCAAAACCCTTTCCCCTACCATTGAAAGCATCATTACGGGCTATAACCTGCCTAAGACACTGGTGGGGGTGATCATTGCGGCCATCATCCTTTTAGCAGAGGGCGCGGCGGCTATTATTGCGGCCAGAAACAACAAGCTACAGACCAGCCTGAACCTTTCGCTGGGATCGGCCCTGGCCAGTATTGGCTTAACCATTCCCAGTGTGGCCATTGTCTGTATTCTCTATGATTTTAAAATCATTCTAGGGCTTGATATAAAATCCATTATCCTGCTGGGCCTTTCTGTATTTACTGTCATGCTTTCTTTAAGCAGCGGCAAGACCAATATAGTGTATGGGGTAGTGCTGCTGGTGAACCTGTTTGCCTTTATATTCCTGATGATTTACCCTTAA
- a CDS encoding ABC1 kinase family protein, with protein MKDTPQEQDHIPTSKVQRASKFISTGAKVGGNYIKHYAKKMVNPSLSKEELHTSNAEDIYASLGQLKGSALKMAQMMSMDKNLLPNAYQQKFMMAQYSAPPLSYPLVVRTFQKSFGAAPDTLFDTFTHSAVNAASIGQVHKATKDGKTYAVKVQYPGVADSVSSDLRMVRPIAYRLLNLNEKEMDHYMDEVEQKLLEETDYLLEVQRSQEISQACRHLPHLNFPTYYPQLSSARIITMDWLEGAHITDWLKTNPSQADRNKMGQALWDFYHYQVHHLKQVHADPHPGNFIIQEGPTLAIIDFGCVKVIPQDFYQGYFSLIKKESLLQEEELNQIFFDLEFISSQDTPVEQTYFKTVFREMIALLGKPFHSQTFDFGDDAYFKQIYDLGDRVARDKMFRNSRQARGSRHGLFVNRTYFGLYSLLNQLKANITTTKPDWLQ; from the coding sequence ATGAAAGATACCCCGCAGGAGCAGGATCATATTCCCACCTCCAAAGTACAGCGTGCCTCCAAATTCATAAGTACCGGCGCCAAGGTGGGCGGCAATTACATAAAGCACTACGCCAAGAAAATGGTGAACCCCTCGCTCAGCAAAGAGGAGCTACACACCAGCAACGCCGAGGACATTTACGCCTCGCTGGGCCAGTTGAAAGGCAGTGCCCTGAAAATGGCGCAGATGATGTCCATGGACAAAAACCTGCTGCCCAACGCCTACCAGCAAAAGTTCATGATGGCCCAGTACAGCGCGCCGCCACTGTCTTACCCGTTGGTGGTGAGAACCTTCCAGAAGTCTTTCGGGGCCGCCCCAGACACCCTATTTGACACCTTCACCCACTCGGCGGTCAATGCCGCCTCTATTGGGCAGGTGCACAAGGCCACCAAAGACGGAAAAACCTACGCCGTAAAGGTGCAGTACCCCGGCGTAGCCGACAGTGTGAGTTCAGACCTGAGAATGGTGCGGCCCATTGCCTACCGCTTACTCAACCTGAACGAAAAGGAGATGGACCATTACATGGATGAGGTGGAGCAAAAACTGCTGGAAGAGACCGATTACCTGTTAGAGGTGCAGCGGTCGCAGGAAATCTCCCAGGCCTGCCGCCACCTGCCTCACCTGAACTTCCCTACCTATTACCCGCAACTCAGCAGCGCCCGCATTATTACCATGGACTGGCTGGAAGGCGCGCACATTACAGATTGGCTGAAAACCAACCCCAGTCAGGCAGACCGTAACAAGATGGGCCAAGCCCTCTGGGATTTCTACCACTACCAGGTGCACCACCTAAAACAGGTGCACGCCGACCCGCACCCCGGTAATTTCATCATCCAGGAAGGCCCCACGCTTGCCATTATTGACTTTGGCTGCGTGAAGGTGATCCCCCAGGATTTTTACCAGGGCTATTTCTCGCTCATCAAAAAGGAAAGCCTGCTGCAGGAAGAAGAACTGAACCAGATCTTTTTTGACCTTGAATTTATCAGCTCCCAGGACACCCCGGTGGAGCAAACGTACTTCAAAACGGTTTTCAGGGAAATGATCGCCTTGCTGGGTAAACCCTTCCATAGCCAAACCTTTGACTTTGGGGATGATGCCTATTTCAAGCAGATCTATGACCTGGGCGACCGGGTGGCCCGCGACAAGATGTTCCGGAACTCCCGCCAGGCCCGCGGCTCCCGGCACGGCTTATTTGTGAATAGGACCTACTTTGGCCTTTACAGTTTACTGAACCAGCTCAAAGCCAACATCACCACCACTAAACCAGATTGGCTGCAGTAA
- a CDS encoding helix-turn-helix domain-containing protein — protein MNIQVYLPAPGLREYVQSIMIFSLKSDSGSAMPLNPFPPTPQHSLFFYVNDPVQTQVFGSETLVSSPDCLLVGPQLTRVNIKMGHDHLMVHVGFKTGGLHKLTGVPMHLLLDQGYDASDVLGSEVSQLMEQLRNTPTQDQMVKQVEAFLWKKLKESAPPLPFDKALEQLVGATGNMPIEQVADLGCLSLKQFERKCRERIGLSPKVFARLIRFSNAYRLRETRPDLSWTHISYASGYFDQMHLIRDFKEFAGVTPGIIAKDLVQTPYRLQSNILV, from the coding sequence TTGAACATACAGGTTTACTTACCGGCGCCTGGTCTGCGGGAATATGTGCAGTCTATCATGATTTTCAGCTTGAAATCTGATAGCGGCAGTGCTATGCCCCTTAATCCCTTTCCTCCTACGCCCCAGCACAGTTTGTTCTTTTATGTCAATGATCCGGTGCAAACCCAGGTTTTTGGGTCAGAAACGCTGGTCAGTAGTCCCGACTGTCTGCTGGTAGGGCCTCAGCTGACCCGCGTCAACATAAAAATGGGCCATGACCATTTAATGGTGCATGTAGGCTTTAAAACCGGCGGCTTGCATAAACTCACTGGCGTACCCATGCATCTGCTTTTAGACCAGGGCTATGACGCCTCTGATGTCTTAGGCTCAGAGGTGTCCCAACTTATGGAGCAGCTGCGCAACACCCCTACCCAGGACCAGATGGTGAAACAGGTAGAGGCTTTTTTGTGGAAGAAATTAAAAGAAAGCGCCCCTCCTCTACCCTTTGACAAGGCTTTAGAGCAGCTGGTGGGCGCAACGGGCAATATGCCAATTGAGCAGGTAGCCGACCTGGGGTGCCTGAGCCTGAAACAGTTTGAACGGAAGTGCCGCGAGAGAATAGGCCTCTCGCCCAAAGTCTTTGCCCGCCTTATTCGTTTCTCTAACGCCTACCGCCTACGTGAAACGCGCCCAGACCTTAGCTGGACCCATATTTCCTATGCCTCGGGGTATTTTGACCAGATGCACCTCATCAGAGACTTTAAAGAATTTGCCGGCGTAACTCCTGGAATCATCGCCAAAGACCTGGTGCAGACGCCTTACCGGCTGCAGTCTAATATACTGGTGTAG